Proteins from a genomic interval of Oncorhynchus mykiss isolate Arlee chromosome 21, USDA_OmykA_1.1, whole genome shotgun sequence:
- the LOC118942878 gene encoding thymidine phosphorylase-like, producing MAHHEQSTATFPEHIRKKRNGEQLSAGEIRDFVQGVKDKTIQESQIGAMLMAIWLKGMVAEETLALTKEMMMSGEVMSWPAEWEGLMVDKHSTGGVGDKISLVLAPALAACGCKVPMISGRGLAHTGGTLDKLESIPGFNVYQSVQQLHRILEEVGCCIVGQTDNLVPADKVMYALRDVTSTVDSLPLITGSIISKKGAESLSALVLDVKFGNAALYKDLGSAKSLAQSMVTVGNSLGIRTGAVLSRMNCPIGRCVGNTLEVMESLECLKGRGPDDILELVTSLGGLLLWMIGRAGSLDEGKKVISTTLQNGAALEKFQNMMIGQGVASQIAASLCSTNADYYSILRRAHYQTELETQGHGTVLDIDGMVIAQVLHRLGAGRSKAGDPVNHSVGAELLVSLGQKVEKGQPWLRVHYETPALSAEQRLSLQGALTLGPVDQLHTQPLVAEIILP from the exons ATGGCGCACCATGAGCAGAGCACAGCCACTTTCCCAGAACACATCCGTAAGAAACGGAACGGTGAACAGCTGAGCGCTGGGGAGATCCGAGACTTCGTACAGGGTGTCAAGGACAAGACCATCCAAGAGAGCCAgattg gagcCATGCTGATGGCAATCTGGCTGAAGGGAATGGTAGCAGAGGAGACACTCGCACTGACGAAGGAGATGATGATGTCAGGGGAAGTGATGTCATGGCCGGCAGAGTGGGAGGGGCTAATGGTGGATAAACACTCGACAGGTGGAGTGGGGGACAAGATCAGCCTGGTGCTGGCTCCTGCTCTGGCTGCCTGCGGCTGCAAG GTACCCATGATAAGTGGCAGAGGTCTGGCACACACAGGCGGCACGCTCGACAAACTGGAGTCCATCCCTGGCTTTAATGTCTATCAGTCAGTACAACag CTGCATCGAATCCTGGAGGAGGTTGGCTGTTGCATTGTAGGACAGACAGATAACCTGGTGCCTGCTGACAAGGTCATGTACGCTCTGAGAGACGTTACGTCTACAGTCGACAGCCTCCCACTCATCACAG gCTCTATCATCTCTAAGAAGGGTGCTGAGTCTCTGAGTGCCTTGGTTCTGGATGTGAAGTTTGGGAATGCAGCTCTCTACAAAGACCTGGGCAGTGCCAAGTCACTGGCCCAGTCCATG GTGACAGTTGGGAACAGTTTGGGGATCCGTACGGGGGCGGTGCTTAGTCGTATGAACTGTCCAATTGGTCGCTGTGTGGGGAACACTCTGGAAGTGATGGAGTCCCTGGAGTGTCTAAAGGGGAGGGGCCCAGACGACATACTGGAGCTGGTCACAAGTCTGG gtgggctGCTGTTGTGGATGATTGGCCGTGCAGGGAGCCTGGATGAGGGTAAAAAGGTGATCTCTACAACCCTGCAGAATGGTGCAGCCCTGGAAAAGTTCCAGAACATGATGATTGGTCAGGGAGTAGCCAGTCAGATCGCTGCATCACTCTGTTCAACCAACGCAGACTACTACAGCATCCTGAGACGGGCACACTACCAAACAGAACTGGAGACACAGGGCCACg GGACAGTGCTGGACATAGACGGCATGGTCATTGCTCAGGTGCTGCACAGGTTGGGGGCGGGACGTTCGAAGGCCGGAGACCCTGTCAATCACAGCGTGGGGGCGGAGCTTCTGGTGTCTTTGGGACAGAAGGTGGAGAAAG GGCAGCCATGGCTGCGTGTCCACTACGAGACTCCGGCGCTGAGTGCAGAGCAGAGACTCAGTCTACAAGGGGCGCTGACACTGGGGCCCGTCGACCAGCTACACACACAGCCACTAGTGGCAGAAATCATACTGCCATAG
- the LOC110490863 gene encoding CD82 antigen-like: protein MKVDDKFQILKFFAAVFNSVFLILGLCIFGCAVWILFDKDNFIAVLSSVEVKTVAGGLFIIGLVVVGVTILGCMGAQLENRCFLLLYMGFLICIVLGQLFVIFIILLNHGKITSKMNIEVDKIITEYGTNPDNQRHWKLLDNVQRYGHCCGMQSPNDWQSNMFIKNNSLIEVYPCSCFNTTDCPAISGFSTLLFGNGSETQIHPQRCVDIITNWLKENTLTIVGMEVGLLISQVLQFIVAVYLYQTVGQKVKLRNVSQLILSEEHCEPNPDYLDDPDYPDQNRTYPEPNQAYAHTNLAYPEEILAYPDDQHPAYSGPNHSYHR from the exons ATGAAGGTGGACGACAAGTTTCAAATTCTCAAATTCTTCGCAGCAGTTTTCAACTCTGTTTTCTTG ATTCTGGGGCTCTGTATCTTTGGATGTGCGGTGTGGATCTTGTTTGACAAAGACAATTTCATTGCTGTTCTCAGCTCTG ttGAGGTGAAGACTGTAGCTGGGGGACTGTTCATAATTGGTCTAGTGGTGGTTGGTGTCACTATCCTGGGGTGTATGGGAGCCCAACTGGAGAACAGGTGCTTCCTACTACTG TACATGGGCTTCCTGATCTGCATCGTCCTTGGTCAGCTGTTTGTCATCTTCATCATTTTGTTAAATCATGGAAAG ATCACATCTAAGATGAACATAGAAGTGGATAAGATCATCACTGAATATGGAACAAACCCTGACAATCAACGACATTGGAAGCTTCTGGATAATGTACAGCGCTAT gggcacTGCTGTGGTATGCAGAGTCCTAATGACTGGCAGAGCAACATGTTCATTAAGAACAACAGTCTGATAGAGGTGTATCCCTGTTCCTGTTTCAACACCACGGACTGTCCTGCCATCTCAGGATTCAGCACACTGCTGTTTGGAAATGGAAGTGAAACACAGATCCATCCACAG AGATGTGTAGACATAATCACCAACTGGTTGAAGGAGAACACTTTGACAATAGTGGGAATGGAAGTGGGCCTGCTAATCAGTCAG GTCCTCCAGTTTATTGTGGCTGTGTATCTGTACCAGACTGTTGGTCAGAAAGTCAAGCTGAGAAATGTTAGTCAACTGATTCTCTCTGAGGAACATTGTGAACCAAACCCTGACTACCTTGATGACCCTGACTACCCTGACCAAAACCGTACCTATCCTGAACCAAACCAGGCCTACGCACATACAAACCTTGCCTACCCTGAAGAAATCCTTGCCTACCCTGATGACCAACACCCGGCCTACTCCGGACCAAACCATTCCTACCACCGCTAA